CAATTCCTGTTCCGTCATCGTTAATCTCTATTAGAACCATGTTATCTGAAGTATAGGATTTTATTGTTAAGGTGCATTTTTTATTGGTTGGTTTTATCCCATGATAGATTGCATTTTCTACAATAGGCTGTAGAGTTATCTTTGGAAGTACTGTTTCCAGAGTTTCTTCCTCAATATTGTACACAACCTGGAACTTGTCTTCATATCTTACCTTTTGTATCTCCAGGTATATCCTTACATGCTCAAGCTCATTTCTTAAAGTGTTCATATATTCCTTTGTATCAAGGCCTATTCTGAGAAGCTTTGAAAGATTGGAAATCATATGGCTTCCTTCATTTTCTCCATTAGTAAACTCCATAACCTTCCACTTTATGTTCTCTAAAGTATTAAACAGGAAGTGAGAGTTAATCTGTGACTGAAGGGCTATAGATCTTGCTTTTTTTAAAAGGCTCATTCTATTATTAAGCTCTTCCTTAAGCTGTTGTACGTCGCTTATAGAGCTTTCCAAACCTCTGGATATGATTTTAAGTTCATTTATCTTTGTCTTACTGTAAACTTTAGTATCGTTTAGATTTTTCTTCTCCAGTATTCCAAGTATCTCTTCTATTGGAGTAAAAAGCTTAACCGCTATAAGAAATGAAATAATAAGTACTATACTTATGCTGAAAATTAAAAATCCAATCATTAAATCTCTTATTCTATTTACCTTCAATTTATTGTCTTTGGTACTTACTAGAGCGACAAAACTCCAGTCATTGTAGTCAGAATGAATATTATTTATGAAGTATTCTTTTCCATCTATGGTTATTGTACTTCCTTTTCCTAATCTCGACAGATCTATACTCTGCAGAGCTTTTACACCGCTTATATCTTTATTCAGCAAGCTTTTATCCTTATTAAATACAACTGAATTGTTGTTAAATATATAGAAATCTTTAATAGTAACGTCCTTGTTCTGATTTATGAGCTTATTGATTCTATCAATGTCAATGCTTACCGCAACTAGTCCACTTTTCTCATTTGAGTATAATGGTATAGCTCTAAAAAAAGATATGGTATTCTTTTCAGGAAGCACCGAGGTCCAGTACTTCTTATTTTTGTTTTCTTTAAACTCTTTTTCAAGAGTATCGCTGTACTTCCAATCTGAATAGTCCAGGTTGCTGCTAACAACCTTATAATTACTTTTATCCGCATAAATACATATGGAGTTGATAAAATCTCCGTAGTACACATAGGTATTCATAGCCTTCTCTATACTGTTTATACTTCTAAGCATATCAGAATTTTTTTCATCATAGTTTTTGCTGCTGTACCTTAATATGTTTTCTACCTCTAGATCCGTAGCCATACTCAAAAGGGTAGTTTCCACCTGTCTGCTTATCATATCTATGCTGTCTTTTGTTCTGGAAAGCGCAGCAAGATTCGCACTCATCATCTGATCCTTATAGATGTTATTTAAATAATTAAAAGCTAAGAGTATAGATAAAAATAAAGGGAGAGTTATAAAAAGATTTATGGTTATAAAATACTTAACTAAAATACTGTTGAATCTATATTCCTTTATATATTTCCATATATTTAAGCTCTTAAATTTCCTCATAACAACACCTATTTATCTTCTTTGCAGTTAGTTGATTTGCGTTTCATAAGCATTTCTCTATAAGTATTTGGAGTATAGCCAGTATAGTTTTTGAATAGCTTATAAAAATACTTTAGATTTTTATAGCCTACAAGGTTTGATATCTCATAAACCTTTAGGTTTTTATTGCTTAATAGTTCCTTGGATCTCTCTATCCTTATCTTTGTAACATAATCAATAAAATTAATACCCATCTTTTTCTTATAAACCTTGCTTAGATATACAGGGCTTAAAAAAACAACTTCAGCAACCTTCTCCAAAGTTAAATCATCCATATAGTTTTCTTCAATATATTTATTAGCTTTTTTTATAATGAGCTCAGTATTGCTGTTGTTATTTTCTTCAATAGCATTAACAGCTTTATTTATCCATTCTTCAAAAGCCTGTAGCGCACTACTATAGCTTTCAGCGTTTCTGATATTTCTAATTTCTGACTTTAACTCTTCCTTTATAATGAGACCTATATAAGAATTGGCTATCCTATTTAACAGAAGAACTAATGTATTGTCCAAAAATTTCAGCCCAGAATTAAAAGGTATATTCACTATCTTACTGGAGATATCCTTAAAGGTATTGTAAATAGAAGTCTTATTAAATTCTAGAAAATGCTCTATTAAGTGAGATTGCTGCTCTATAAGAGTCTTGTAGTCATGCTGAGCACTTTTGTTATTCTCTGCTTCTACTCTTGTTTCTTCCAGCAATTCATATACATCTTTGTATACGCCGCCCTCTTTCTTAAGTATTATGTTTTGAGCTTCTACAGCTTTTTTCTCTTCCTGCTGCATTTTCTCTTTGATATTTTTCGTGCGATCAAAGTCGTTTCTTACCTTTGCAAATTTATCTTTAATCTCTTCAAGCTCAATTGGCTTTACTATATAGGAAACAACATTGTACTCCAAAGCTTTCTTAGCATATTCAAACTCCTGGTATCCACTCATTAAAACAACTTTTATATTCAGAGAGTTTTCAAATATATATTTGGCTACGTCCAGCCCTGATTTTCTGCTCATTCTAATGTCGCAAAGCACAACATCTACTGACATGGCATTTATATAATCTATTACTTCATCACCATCTTCGCATTTCATTACAACATTAAAGCCCAGCTCGGCCCAGTCAATAAAGCGGCTCAAGCCTTCCCTAATATTCTTTTCATCATCTGCTATAACAAGATTATACATACACATCACCAGCCAATCAGCAACTTTGTATTTTAATATTTTCTTATATTATTCTGCACTCACCCAGTAAAATCCTCTAAAACAGCTTTTATTATAGATAGCAGACAATGGACAATTGTCTGCAGTCAATTGTCCATTATTTAATACACTCTAATCTCATAAATGCAAGTCTGCTCAGCTTCCCATGTGCTTAAAGCCTTAACCCTAATTCTGTCGCAGCTGATGTTATCCACCATAGTACAGCTAAGTCTCCTATGATTATCCCTAATTTCTTTAATAGCTACTAACTCTTCTCCGTTGTAGAACTCAATATCATAGTCTTTTACTATTTCCTTAGGCGTGCCTTCCTGCTGGCGGTTTCTTACGCTGTGAGTTAAGGAAACCATTATCTCCTTAGAAAGATTAGAGTCAAATTTCATTCTTATTTCCTTAGGTGAAATTTGATTTTCAAATGCTAACTCAATCCATGGAGCTTTATCATTACTATCAGCTATCCATGCATTTGTTTGATCTTTAACCGTTCTTGGAAATCCATTTATTATATTCTCAGGTTCACAGTTTTCCACAAAGCTGGAGGCACTAACCTTTGAAGTTAAAGCTAAGTCATTTTTATCTTCGTTTTTAAAGCCTGGTATAAAACAGTCATCCTTCATAAGCTTTTGCTGAAGTTCGTGGACATGTTCGTTAAGTCCTCTTGGTGATATTTTTTTACTTATACACATAGCAGCCGCAGTTCCAGCGGCCTGACCGATAACAGCACAGGTTGCCATAACCCTTGTAGAGCCAAAAGCCATGTGAGAAGCGCTTATATCTCTTCCTGCCAGCATTAAATTGCTAATATTCCTTGAGTATATTGATCTATAAGGTATTGTATATAAATCCTCCATCATAATAAAATCAGTTGGCTCTCTTCTAGTCCTTATGCCTCCTACCGTATGCATATCCATTGGCCAGCCGCCATAAGCAATGGCATCTTCAAATATTCTGCCTGCAAACAGATCCTGCTCCCTAAGAATATAATCTCCAACTATTCTTCTACTTTCTCTTTTCCCTGGCAAAAAGCCTACCCAGTCAAGAGCAAAATTATCTGCGTAGTGGTGTCCGGAGTTTTTGATGTGATCCCATACACCATATACAGCCTTTAAGAGCTCATCTCTTATTTGCTCTCCATCCTGTATAACCTCCAAGTCATCTCCACCAATTTCAATCCACCAGTACCCGCTGTTGATTTCATGGTGTTCTCTGTAGGCTAAGTCTTCCTCTTTATAAGTATTAGCCCACTCTGGTTTTACAAAGTCCACTTTTTTACCCATATCTATAGCTGTAAACAGCAAGGTGTTACCCATAGTATGATTATCAGGGGCATCTGGAGCATATTTTTCTCCAAACCTTTCTTTTCCCTCTCTTCCACACATGTATTCAGCTCCAGATAAATAGGCAATAGTACCATCACCTGTAGCATCTATAAATAATTGTCCATTAAGCTGAAATACCTTTTCTGTGGTTAATTGTTCTCCCATAACCCTTACAATTTTATCTTCTTCTTTAATTACGCTTGTAATATGAGTATTTAAATATAAATCAAGATTTTCTTGAAATCTTGTTTTTTCCCATAGTATTGTATCAAGTATTGAGAAAGAGTTGCTTCTATTAACTCTTTTATTATCTAGTAAAATTTCTTCTATTATTCCTGTCTCTCTAGCATTTTGCCTAAAACCATGATAATCCGCTCCGCATATATGCATTCTTATCTCAGAGCTTGCATTACCTCCTAGTACAGGTCTATTGTTTATAAGAGCAGTTTTTGCACCTTCTCTGGCACTGGCTATGGCCGCACATACACCAGCCATGCCTCCGCCAATAACAATTACTTCATAATCCTTAATTATTATTTTCTTATCCATTTTTTCTCCTTTCAGTGGAAACACTGGGTAGTTTATAACGCTTGTTCACACTCGCAAACTACCCGTACAAGATCATTTAGATTTTGCACCTCGCAACTTTAACCTTTTACTGAACCAGAAGTGATTCCTTGAATAAAGTATCTCTGAAGGAATATAAAGATGAGTGCCACAGGTATGGATACAAATATAGATGCTGCCATCATATTAGACCAATTGTTCTGGAACTCCCCCATATAAGTTAGTGACAATCCTGGTGCTAAGGTTCTTTTCGATGCTGAAGTGACAAGAGTTAATGAATATAAAAGGTCATTCCAGCTCCATACAAATCCATATATCGCGGTAGATATTATCCCAGGCACTACAAGTGGAAATATAATCTTATGCATTATAGTCATTCTTGAAGCCCCATCTATGTTGCCTGATTCTATTAGTGAGTCTGGAATCTCATCAAAGTAGGATTTCAGTGTGAGTGTCCCCATTGGCAAAGTGAAGGTTACAAAGGATAAAATTAGTGATATATAATTATCCAATAGATTAAATTGTCTCATTACTGTGTAGATTGTAAGAAGCAGCACTGCAAAAGGAAACATTTGTGCTGTCATTACAAGCATCATGAAGGACTTTCTCCCTCTGTAGCGAAATTTTGAAAAACTGTAGCCTGCGTAGGTGCACAAAGCTGTAGTTACAAAAGAACTGGTGAATGATACAAACAAACTATTTTTAAGGTATGTTAGTATTCTTTTATCTGTTATTACTGACTTGAAGTTATCAAAGGTTATAGACTTAGGAATCAAACTTGGGTTTACGTTAAAGGCATCCTTTGCTGGTTTTAGTGCAGTTATGATTATCCAGTACAGTGGGAATAGTACAAATAGTCCTACTATAACTAAGGAAATTATAAAGAATATCTTAAACCCTGTGCTTTTACTGTCAAACAACTTATTTTCTGGCATAGTAGTCCCCCCTTTACTTTTCTCCCTGCATTTTTAGGTATAAGAACATGAACACTGATAATATAGCAACCCATATGGTTCCCATTGCAGATGCTCTACCCAAGTTCCAGTTTTGGAATGCAGTTCTGTATACTTCTACTGATAGTGTAGTTGTTGATATTCCTGGACCTCCTGTAGTCATAACCCATATAATATCAAAGTGCTGAAGACCTGCTATAATACCTAAAAGCAAAATGAAGAATATGATATTTTTCATAGATGGAAGAACTATTTTAGTAAATACTTTAAAGTTGGTTGCACCATCTATTCTTGCCGCTTCAACAATATCATAGGATATTCCTTTTAATCCACCTATAAGAAGAGCCATAAACCAGGGCATGTACTGCCAGGTTCTTGCTATTATAACCGCCATCATCGAAAACTTTGGATCCGCAAGCCATGTAATATTTTCTTGTATTATTCCTGTACTTCTCAATACATAATTTAAAACTCCGAATTGGCCGTGGAATATCCACATCCATAAAAATCCTATAGCCG
The genomic region above belongs to Clostridium swellfunianum and contains:
- a CDS encoding sensor histidine kinase, with translation MRKFKSLNIWKYIKEYRFNSILVKYFITINLFITLPLFLSILLAFNYLNNIYKDQMMSANLAALSRTKDSIDMISRQVETTLLSMATDLEVENILRYSSKNYDEKNSDMLRSINSIEKAMNTYVYYGDFINSICIYADKSNYKVVSSNLDYSDWKYSDTLEKEFKENKNKKYWTSVLPEKNTISFFRAIPLYSNEKSGLVAVSIDIDRINKLINQNKDVTIKDFYIFNNNSVVFNKDKSLLNKDISGVKALQSIDLSRLGKGSTITIDGKEYFINNIHSDYNDWSFVALVSTKDNKLKVNRIRDLMIGFLIFSISIVLIISFLIAVKLFTPIEEILGILEKKNLNDTKVYSKTKINELKIISRGLESSISDVQQLKEELNNRMSLLKKARSIALQSQINSHFLFNTLENIKWKVMEFTNGENEGSHMISNLSKLLRIGLDTKEYMNTLRNELEHVRIYLEIQKVRYEDKFQVVYNIEEETLETVLPKITLQPIVENAIYHGIKPTNKKCTLTIKSYTSDNMVLIEINDDGTGIEEEKCSAINNELQTEYIKEENHIGIKNVNQRIKLSFGENYGIEIKSRVNNGTSIIIAIPSAHKNNSDNI
- a CDS encoding FAD-dependent oxidoreductase; amino-acid sequence: MDKKIIIKDYEVIVIGGGMAGVCAAIASAREGAKTALINNRPVLGGNASSEIRMHICGADYHGFRQNARETGIIEEILLDNKRVNRSNSFSILDTILWEKTRFQENLDLYLNTHITSVIKEEDKIVRVMGEQLTTEKVFQLNGQLFIDATGDGTIAYLSGAEYMCGREGKERFGEKYAPDAPDNHTMGNTLLFTAIDMGKKVDFVKPEWANTYKEEDLAYREHHEINSGYWWIEIGGDDLEVIQDGEQIRDELLKAVYGVWDHIKNSGHHYADNFALDWVGFLPGKRESRRIVGDYILREQDLFAGRIFEDAIAYGGWPMDMHTVGGIRTRREPTDFIMMEDLYTIPYRSIYSRNISNLMLAGRDISASHMAFGSTRVMATCAVIGQAAGTAAAMCISKKISPRGLNEHVHELQQKLMKDDCFIPGFKNEDKNDLALTSKVSASSFVENCEPENIINGFPRTVKDQTNAWIADSNDKAPWIELAFENQISPKEIRMKFDSNLSKEIMVSLTHSVRNRQQEGTPKEIVKDYDIEFYNGEELVAIKEIRDNHRRLSCTMVDNISCDRIRVKALSTWEAEQTCIYEIRVY
- a CDS encoding carbohydrate ABC transporter permease, whose product is MPENKLFDSKSTGFKIFFIISLVIVGLFVLFPLYWIIITALKPAKDAFNVNPSLIPKSITFDNFKSVITDKRILTYLKNSLFVSFTSSFVTTALCTYAGYSFSKFRYRGRKSFMMLVMTAQMFPFAVLLLTIYTVMRQFNLLDNYISLILSFVTFTLPMGTLTLKSYFDEIPDSLIESGNIDGASRMTIMHKIIFPLVVPGIISTAIYGFVWSWNDLLYSLTLVTSASKRTLAPGLSLTYMGEFQNNWSNMMAASIFVSIPVALIFIFLQRYFIQGITSGSVKG
- a CDS encoding carbohydrate ABC transporter permease, which translates into the protein MQSNLFVRNKADDQIKKNKLTDSQFGFLLVLPAIIVFSLIVLYPFVSSVSHSFYKAGMLTTQKSFIGLDNFRKILSDPNFTKILVNTFIFVFGTTLLSFVLGFIWAIVLNQGFRGSEILRGITLVNWIIPGTAIGFLWMWIFHGQFGVLNYVLRSTGIIQENITWLADPKFSMMAVIIARTWQYMPWFMALLIGGLKGISYDIVEAARIDGATNFKVFTKIVLPSMKNIIFFILLLGIIAGLQHFDIIWVMTTGGPGISTTTLSVEVYRTAFQNWNLGRASAMGTIWVAILSVFMFLYLKMQGEK
- a CDS encoding response regulator transcription factor, which translates into the protein MYNLVIADDEKNIREGLSRFIDWAELGFNVVMKCEDGDEVIDYINAMSVDVVLCDIRMSRKSGLDVAKYIFENSLNIKVVLMSGYQEFEYAKKALEYNVVSYIVKPIELEEIKDKFAKVRNDFDRTKNIKEKMQQEEKKAVEAQNIILKKEGGVYKDVYELLEETRVEAENNKSAQHDYKTLIEQQSHLIEHFLEFNKTSIYNTFKDISSKIVNIPFNSGLKFLDNTLVLLLNRIANSYIGLIIKEELKSEIRNIRNAESYSSALQAFEEWINKAVNAIEENNNSNTELIIKKANKYIEENYMDDLTLEKVAEVVFLSPVYLSKVYKKKMGINFIDYVTKIRIERSKELLSNKNLKVYEISNLVGYKNLKYFYKLFKNYTGYTPNTYREMLMKRKSTNCKEDK